A genomic window from Sphingobacterium spiritivorum includes:
- the gcvH gene encoding glycine cleavage system protein GcvH, with amino-acid sequence MNFPAELKYTKDHEWVRVEGDEAVIGITDFAQRELGDIVFVDINTVGEEVPANEVFGTVEAVKTVSDLFMPVTATVLAVNEAIDASPELVNSDAYGEGWIIRVKLSNPADVDALLSADQYKEEINA; translated from the coding sequence ATGAATTTTCCAGCAGAATTAAAATACACGAAAGATCACGAATGGGTTCGTGTTGAAGGAGATGAAGCCGTAATTGGTATTACAGACTTTGCACAACGCGAATTAGGCGATATCGTATTTGTAGATATCAACACAGTAGGCGAGGAAGTACCTGCAAATGAAGTTTTCGGTACAGTAGAGGCTGTAAAAACAGTTTCAGATTTGTTTATGCCTGTTACTGCAACTGTGTTAGCAGTAAATGAAGCGATTGATGCTTCTCCTGAATTGGTTAACTCAGATGCATATGGTGAAGGTTGGATTATTCGTGTCAAATTGAGCAATCCTGCTGATGTAGATGCGTTATTGTCTGCAGATCAATATAAAGAAGAAATCAATGCGTAA
- a CDS encoding DUF6263 family protein has translation MKKHALSLLILLGLALTTQAQQAVTLKIKPSLNKPSVVKMEVKTDVDGPQSVLMNMSMKMEMTPKSIEGEKITIETLTKSIKAEINADMMTLNYDSEKESTDEMGKMLSEQFAPILGKTITTVMTNSGKVLDVSFPTELGQGIDKNSFNNMATALPDHPVKPGDTWDSEIEKGELVPKITTKSTFKEISDSGYVIDIAGNVFGDDDSQIGTITGNYILDKTTNLTKSYVLTTRLEVQGTKVTTEVTMNTL, from the coding sequence ATGAAAAAACACGCATTAAGCCTCCTTATCTTATTAGGCCTGGCATTGACCACTCAGGCACAACAAGCCGTTACTTTAAAAATCAAACCATCCCTTAATAAACCATCAGTGGTCAAAATGGAAGTCAAGACAGATGTGGACGGACCACAAAGTGTATTAATGAATATGTCCATGAAAATGGAAATGACCCCTAAGAGTATAGAAGGGGAGAAGATTACTATCGAAACACTTACCAAATCCATAAAAGCTGAAATCAATGCAGATATGATGACGCTTAATTATGATTCTGAAAAAGAATCTACAGACGAAATGGGAAAAATGCTGAGTGAACAGTTTGCACCTATACTTGGCAAAACAATCACGACAGTAATGACAAATTCAGGAAAAGTCCTGGATGTATCTTTTCCGACAGAACTGGGACAAGGAATAGATAAAAACTCTTTTAATAATATGGCAACAGCTTTGCCGGATCATCCTGTAAAGCCCGGAGATACATGGGATAGTGAAATAGAAAAAGGAGAGCTCGTTCCGAAGATCACGACGAAATCCACATTCAAAGAAATATCGGATAGCGGCTACGTTATCGATATCGCAGGAAATGTATTCGGAGATGATGACTCGCAGATTGGAACGATTACCGGGAACTATATCTTAGATAAAACAACTAATCTGACCAAAAGCTATGTCCTGACAACAAGACTTGAAGTTCAGGGAACAAAAGTGACTACGGAAGTCACGATGAATACCTTATAA
- a CDS encoding pyruvate dehydrogenase complex E1 component subunit beta: protein MREIQFREALREALSEEMRKDEKIFLMGEEVAEYNGAYKVSQGMLDEFGPKRVIDTPIAELGFAGIGVGAAMNGLKPIVEFMTFNFSLVAIDQVINAAAKIRSMSGGQFSIPIVFRGPTGNAGQLGAQHSQNFENWYANTPGLKVVVPSNPYDAKGLLKSAIIDPDPVIFMESEVMYGDKGPVPEEEYYLEIGKANVVKEGTDVTVVSFGKMIPRVVLPAIEELTKEGVNVELIDLRSVRPIDYATIVESVKKTNRLVIVEEAWPLASISSEITYKVQRDAFDYLDAPVTRVTAADVPLPYAPTLVEAALPSVAKVVKAVKEVAYLKK from the coding sequence ATGAGAGAAATACAATTCAGAGAAGCACTTCGCGAAGCCTTAAGCGAAGAAATGCGTAAAGACGAAAAAATATTTTTAATGGGCGAGGAAGTTGCAGAATACAACGGAGCCTATAAAGTAAGTCAAGGTATGCTTGACGAATTCGGACCAAAACGCGTTATAGATACTCCAATCGCAGAGCTTGGTTTTGCCGGAATCGGTGTTGGAGCAGCAATGAACGGTCTTAAGCCTATTGTTGAATTTATGACATTCAACTTTTCACTGGTAGCAATTGACCAGGTGATCAACGCTGCAGCCAAAATTCGCTCAATGAGTGGTGGCCAGTTTTCCATTCCTATTGTATTCCGTGGCCCGACAGGTAATGCCGGTCAGTTAGGTGCACAGCACTCTCAGAACTTTGAGAACTGGTATGCTAATACACCAGGATTGAAAGTTGTCGTTCCATCTAACCCTTATGATGCAAAAGGTCTTTTGAAATCTGCTATCATTGATCCGGATCCTGTTATTTTCATGGAATCTGAGGTAATGTACGGCGATAAAGGTCCTGTTCCTGAGGAAGAATACTATCTGGAAATCGGCAAAGCGAATGTCGTAAAAGAAGGTACTGATGTAACTGTTGTATCATTCGGTAAAATGATTCCTCGTGTTGTTCTTCCGGCTATCGAAGAATTGACAAAAGAAGGTGTAAATGTCGAATTGATCGACTTACGTTCGGTACGTCCTATTGACTATGCAACCATCGTTGAATCTGTTAAGAAAACAAACCGTTTGGTTATTGTTGAAGAAGCATGGCCTCTGGCATCTATCTCTTCAGAGATAACATACAAAGTACAACGTGATGCTTTCGATTACTTAGACGCTCCTGTAACTCGTGTTACAGCGGCAGATGTACCTCTTCCATATGCGCCTACATTAGTAGAAGCAGCTTTACCAAGTGTAGCTAAAGTGGTAAAAGCAGTAAAGGAAGTAGCTTACTTAAAGAAATAA
- the mqnB gene encoding futalosine hydrolase, which translates to MKTLIVAATSFEIQPFLEKKLDYTSCETLITGVGMTNTAYQLGKHLANNHYNLIINVGIAGSFDKNLMIGEVLEITEDRFAELGAEDGETFLPIEVLGFGQSVYFSTTPPDWKPRLEPYKKCTAITVNKVHGHEQSIENIRRRLPSVSLESMEGAAVFMAAAEENIPVIQLRSISNYVERRDRENWNIPLAIKNLNFQLLDLLSR; encoded by the coding sequence ATGAAGACACTTATTGTTGCCGCTACATCCTTTGAAATTCAACCCTTTCTGGAAAAAAAGCTGGATTATACTTCCTGTGAAACCCTAATCACAGGGGTAGGCATGACCAATACGGCCTATCAACTCGGCAAACACCTGGCTAACAATCACTACAACCTGATTATTAATGTCGGAATAGCAGGATCTTTTGACAAAAATCTGATGATAGGAGAGGTGTTGGAGATCACAGAAGATCGTTTTGCAGAGTTAGGCGCTGAAGACGGAGAGACATTTCTTCCCATAGAAGTGCTTGGCTTTGGCCAATCTGTTTATTTTTCTACCACACCTCCCGACTGGAAGCCCCGGCTTGAACCCTATAAAAAATGTACCGCTATTACAGTCAACAAGGTACACGGTCATGAACAGTCGATTGAAAATATCAGGAGGCGGCTCCCTTCAGTCTCATTAGAATCTATGGAAGGTGCGGCTGTATTCATGGCTGCCGCGGAAGAAAACATTCCTGTGATTCAGCTTCGCAGCATTTCAAACTATGTGGAAAGACGCGACAGAGAGAACTGGAATATACCGTTGGCAATCAAAAATTTGAACTTCCAACTTTTAGATCTTTTATCCAGATAG
- a CDS encoding 6-pyruvoyl trahydropterin synthase family protein, with protein sequence MIFITRRERFSAAHKLYREDWSSEQNENVFGKCSNPNWHGHNYELFVTVKGEVNPETGFLIDLKKMKEIILHHIIEKLDHRNVNLDVDFMKGKLASTEYMAIEIFNVLNPLFEEHNVILHSVKLVETENNYVEYFGN encoded by the coding sequence ATGATTTTTATTACTCGACGCGAGCGTTTCAGTGCTGCGCACAAACTTTACCGAGAGGACTGGTCATCAGAGCAGAATGAAAATGTCTTTGGAAAATGCAGCAATCCCAACTGGCACGGGCACAACTATGAATTGTTTGTGACGGTCAAGGGAGAGGTAAATCCGGAGACCGGTTTTCTGATTGATTTAAAAAAAATGAAGGAAATCATATTGCACCATATTATCGAAAAACTGGATCATCGCAATGTGAACCTTGATGTAGACTTTATGAAAGGCAAACTGGCTTCCACGGAGTACATGGCTATTGAGATCTTTAATGTATTGAATCCTCTTTTTGAGGAGCATAATGTGATCCTGCATAGTGTGAAATTAGTAGAAACAGAAAACAATTATGTCGAATATTTCGGCAATTAA
- the folE gene encoding GTP cyclohydrolase I FolE — MSNPSSLDHEEMDGYVKIDKYNPLHVDRIATHYTDILQALGEDPAREGLLKTPERVAKALKYLTHGYDLDPAAVLKGAMFEEDYSQMVVVKDIEVYSLCEHHMLPFFGKAHVAYIPNGHIVGLSKIPRVVDIFARRLQVQERLTNEIRDCIQETLGAQGVAVVMECKHMCMAMRGVQKQNSVTTTSAFTGAFQNDVTRSEFLRLITASLV, encoded by the coding sequence ATGAGCAACCCTTCAAGTTTAGATCATGAAGAGATGGATGGCTATGTTAAAATCGACAAGTATAATCCATTGCATGTTGACAGAATAGCTACTCATTATACCGATATCCTGCAGGCTTTAGGCGAAGACCCTGCACGCGAGGGACTGTTAAAGACACCAGAGCGTGTTGCAAAAGCATTGAAGTACCTCACTCACGGATATGATCTGGATCCGGCAGCTGTATTGAAAGGTGCTATGTTTGAAGAAGACTACAGTCAGATGGTTGTAGTAAAGGATATAGAGGTATACTCCCTTTGTGAGCATCATATGCTTCCTTTCTTTGGAAAGGCACATGTGGCATATATCCCTAACGGACACATAGTGGGTCTGAGTAAAATACCGAGAGTAGTGGATATCTTTGCAAGACGCCTGCAGGTACAGGAACGTCTTACCAACGAAATCCGGGATTGTATACAGGAGACACTTGGTGCACAAGGTGTGGCAGTAGTGATGGAATGTAAACATATGTGTATGGCGATGCGCGGTGTACAGAAACAAAATTCTGTTACCACGACATCTGCATTTACCGGTGCATTTCAAAACGATGTGACACGGTCCGAATTTTTGAGATTAATTACCGCCAGTCTGGTTTAA
- a CDS encoding O-methyltransferase — translation MYQSEELLNTYLEHTCDAESALLKRINRETYLRETMPHMLSGHYQGRVLSFLSKMARPGRILEIGTFTGYATLCLAEGLGKDGEIHTIDINAEQEERVQGYFDESSYKEQIRYHIGDALEVIKEISGDFDLIFIDADKKRNLQYYELLVDRVPSGGLIMIDNVLWKGKVLQEDPDNQTKQILGLNEQLAKDQRVDKLILPIRDGLFVLRKK, via the coding sequence ATGTATCAGTCAGAAGAACTGTTAAATACGTACTTAGAACATACTTGTGACGCTGAATCAGCGTTACTAAAAAGGATCAACAGAGAGACCTATTTACGGGAGACTATGCCTCATATGTTGTCCGGTCATTATCAGGGAAGAGTACTCTCTTTTTTGAGTAAAATGGCAAGACCGGGACGCATTTTGGAGATTGGTACATTTACAGGGTATGCGACTCTCTGTCTGGCCGAAGGGCTTGGCAAAGATGGTGAAATCCATACGATTGATATCAATGCAGAGCAGGAAGAACGTGTGCAGGGATATTTTGATGAATCATCATATAAGGAGCAGATCCGGTATCATATCGGGGATGCACTGGAAGTGATAAAAGAGATATCAGGAGATTTTGACCTGATATTTATAGATGCTGACAAAAAGAGAAATCTTCAGTATTATGAATTACTGGTTGATCGGGTTCCGTCCGGAGGACTTATTATGATCGACAATGTTTTATGGAAGGGAAAAGTGTTGCAGGAGGATCCGGACAATCAAACGAAACAAATTCTCGGGTTGAACGAGCAGTTAGCAAAGGATCAACGGGTAGACAAATTAATTCTACCTATTCGGGATGGGCTTTTTGTGTTACGCAAAAAGTGA
- a CDS encoding glucosaminidase domain-containing protein gives MQEKNFKKVLLVLFLCFLSITTFAQKFSPTSYVEEHKQIAQRLSREQGVPASVILAIAMHESANGNSKVAKNLNNHFGIKGKNNSKTIRSSYKGYSSILDSYHDFVALLKRRTSTQKLFDKYDSDDYQQWINGIARSGYSHSKSWKSQVLGMIKRYGLDELDTPVSDNKSRIANRLDADVSQGTSSKLR, from the coding sequence ATGCAAGAAAAAAACTTTAAGAAGGTTCTTCTTGTGTTGTTTTTGTGTTTTTTAAGTATAACTACTTTTGCACAGAAATTTTCTCCGACATCTTATGTCGAAGAGCACAAGCAGATCGCACAACGTCTGAGCCGCGAACAGGGTGTTCCCGCCTCCGTTATTTTAGCTATTGCTATGCATGAAAGTGCAAATGGAAATAGCAAAGTGGCCAAAAACCTGAATAACCATTTCGGAATTAAAGGCAAGAACAATAGCAAGACCATCCGGTCATCCTACAAAGGCTATTCTTCAATTTTAGATTCATATCATGACTTCGTTGCCTTATTGAAACGAAGGACTTCCACTCAAAAACTTTTTGACAAATACGACTCAGACGATTATCAGCAATGGATAAACGGAATCGCAAGATCAGGATATTCACATAGTAAAAGCTGGAAATCTCAGGTATTGGGTATGATCAAAAGATATGGATTGGACGAACTGGACACTCCGGTTTCAGATAATAAATCCCGTATTGCCAACAGATTAGATGCTGATGTTTCACAAGGAACATCCTCAAAATTGAGATAA
- a CDS encoding glucosaminidase domain-containing protein, which yields MKKIFYLSIMVMLVASSCSSKRHTVLQGKNGTSVSKGNQGSQTSSGKGATSMSGLSYIERYKSVAISEMNKYGIPASIKLAQALLESGSGNSYLAREANNHFGIKCGGVWNGRSVNRPDDNENDCFRVYDNPDQSFKDHSQFLLRKRYEKLFLLDKDDYKGWARGLKSAGYATNPRYAELLIDMIERYELYRYDRSETYVEKEKREEVVDKVIEQRIVQEPAAVVPEQIKSPVAMRIHEVKAKETLYALSKMYNVSIEQIKQLNGLTADDVSIGQLLVISK from the coding sequence ATGAAAAAGATTTTCTATTTGTCCATCATGGTTATGCTGGTCGCATCATCGTGTTCAAGTAAAAGGCACACCGTTTTACAGGGCAAAAATGGAACCTCTGTTTCAAAAGGAAATCAGGGCAGCCAGACTTCCTCCGGCAAAGGAGCCACCAGTATGTCCGGATTGAGCTATATTGAACGTTATAAAAGTGTCGCTATTTCTGAAATGAATAAATACGGCATTCCGGCCAGTATAAAATTGGCGCAGGCATTACTCGAATCCGGAAGCGGCAACAGCTATCTTGCCAGAGAAGCGAATAACCATTTCGGTATCAAGTGTGGCGGCGTATGGAACGGAAGAAGTGTCAACCGTCCGGATGATAACGAAAATGACTGTTTCCGTGTATATGACAATCCGGATCAGTCTTTTAAAGACCACTCTCAATTTTTATTAAGAAAACGCTACGAGAAACTTTTCCTGCTCGATAAGGACGACTATAAAGGTTGGGCAAGAGGGCTGAAATCTGCCGGTTATGCCACCAATCCTCGTTATGCCGAACTCCTGATCGATATGATCGAAAGGTATGAACTGTATCGCTACGACCGTTCGGAAACTTATGTAGAAAAAGAAAAACGGGAGGAAGTGGTAGACAAAGTAATAGAACAACGTATTGTACAGGAGCCCGCTGCTGTGGTACCTGAACAGATAAAAAGTCCGGTGGCTATGCGCATTCATGAAGTCAAAGCCAAGGAGACATTATATGCACTCAGTAAAATGTATAATGTTTCTATAGAACAGATAAAACAACTCAATGGATTGACTGCAGATGATGTTTCTATAGGACAATTGCTTGTGATTTCAAAATAA
- a CDS encoding DUF3078 domain-containing protein — protein MKIKNYAFLLLMGLLFKTAHAQVDLKDLRAKPDSITNNQDKQKLNIKPINVPIPKLALEVDYWKHWSRFGVNANQASFSDSWKGGGVNSLALGLNAWHKSEFNKDDFNFITEVDLRYGKVKNKDQMAKKNNDRIFWDNKLSYKLSKSWSLFTSLTFESQFDVGYTYETKDGVERIKETVSAFMAPGYVTESFGLEYKPDNTFSVRFGTGTARQTFVLDDRIKPLTIEQYAIKYPGQTITKDQEKYGVKAGKTFKNDLAFQVTANLDKNLSKNLNLKSRYNLFANYEKIGDPSHRLDVWLTAKITRLVNVNLNGIMLYDSDDVTPENPKAKLQFSESLALGLTFNLPR, from the coding sequence ATGAAAATAAAAAACTACGCTTTTCTTCTATTGATGGGCCTGCTTTTCAAAACAGCCCATGCTCAGGTTGATTTAAAAGATCTTCGGGCAAAACCGGACTCTATTACAAATAATCAGGATAAGCAAAAGTTGAATATAAAACCAATCAATGTTCCTATTCCTAAACTAGCACTGGAAGTAGATTATTGGAAACATTGGAGCCGGTTTGGGGTTAACGCGAATCAGGCTTCATTCAGTGATAGCTGGAAAGGCGGGGGGGTCAATTCATTAGCTCTGGGGCTAAACGCCTGGCATAAATCCGAATTTAATAAGGATGATTTTAACTTTATTACGGAGGTAGATCTGCGGTATGGTAAAGTGAAGAATAAGGATCAAATGGCCAAAAAGAATAATGACCGTATTTTCTGGGATAACAAACTGTCTTATAAATTATCGAAAAGCTGGTCACTCTTTACTTCCTTAACTTTTGAATCACAATTTGACGTCGGTTATACGTATGAAACCAAAGATGGAGTAGAGCGGATAAAAGAAACCGTTTCAGCATTTATGGCTCCGGGTTATGTTACCGAATCTTTCGGTTTGGAGTATAAGCCTGACAATACATTTTCCGTACGATTTGGTACAGGTACTGCCCGTCAGACTTTTGTTTTGGACGATCGTATCAAACCGCTGACAATAGAACAATACGCCATTAAGTATCCCGGACAAACAATCACTAAGGATCAGGAGAAATATGGTGTTAAGGCCGGAAAAACCTTTAAAAATGATCTCGCCTTTCAGGTAACAGCGAACCTGGATAAGAATCTGTCGAAGAATCTTAATCTGAAGAGTCGTTACAACCTGTTTGCGAATTATGAAAAAATAGGTGATCCCAGTCATCGTTTAGATGTATGGCTGACAGCTAAGATCACACGATTAGTGAATGTTAATTTAAACGGGATAATGCTGTATGACAGCGATGATGTTACTCCTGAAAATCCGAAAGCGAAATTGCAGTTCTCCGAATCTCTGGCTTTAGGTCTTACATTTAATTTGCCGAGGTAA
- a CDS encoding N-acetylmuramoyl-L-alanine amidase: MKAGIQAVFGVLVVVIGFSACKTNQYARTNKQYHNQVKEIASTLTAELPQPSGAKETADSAIPEVKAVDKVADLQQKGMRKDLDWVGAIHFDIRKPNYVIIHHTAQDSLKQTLRTFTLEHTKVSAHYLIGKKGEVYQLLNDYLRGWHAGASKWGSVTDMNSVSLGIELDNNGREPFSDVQINALLTLLDTLKTNYDIPTANFIGHGDIAPTRKNDPSIFFPWKKLAERGFGLWYDERTLMTPPEYFNPVDALKIIGYDTRNLSAAIVAFKRKFIVNDLRPELTLYDKSVLYNLYLKY; the protein is encoded by the coding sequence ATGAAAGCAGGCATACAGGCCGTATTTGGAGTTTTAGTAGTGGTGATAGGGTTTTCAGCTTGTAAAACGAATCAATATGCCAGGACGAATAAGCAGTATCATAATCAGGTAAAAGAGATTGCCTCTACACTGACTGCTGAGCTTCCGCAACCAAGCGGCGCAAAAGAAACGGCAGACAGCGCTATTCCCGAAGTAAAAGCTGTGGATAAAGTGGCCGATCTGCAGCAAAAAGGAATGCGTAAGGATCTGGATTGGGTAGGAGCAATTCATTTTGACATCCGTAAACCCAATTATGTAATTATCCATCATACTGCTCAGGACAGCCTCAAACAGACGCTCCGCACATTTACACTCGAGCATACGAAAGTGAGTGCACATTATCTGATCGGAAAGAAAGGTGAGGTTTACCAGTTGCTCAATGATTATCTAAGAGGATGGCATGCAGGAGCAAGCAAATGGGGATCAGTTACTGATATGAATTCGGTTTCTCTGGGAATCGAACTGGATAATAATGGCAGAGAACCATTTTCCGATGTACAGATCAATGCCTTGCTAACCTTACTGGATACACTAAAGACAAATTACGATATACCTACCGCCAACTTTATCGGTCATGGAGATATTGCTCCTACCCGCAAAAATGATCCAAGTATATTTTTTCCGTGGAAGAAGCTTGCTGAGCGGGGATTTGGACTCTGGTATGATGAACGCACACTCATGACCCCTCCTGAATATTTCAACCCTGTAGATGCGCTTAAAATAATCGGATACGATACCCGTAATTTATCTGCAGCTATCGTAGCATTCAAACGAAAGTTTATTGTGAATGACCTCAGACCGGAGCTTACCCTGTATGACAAGAGTGTGTTGTATAATCTATACCTTAAATATTAA
- a CDS encoding sodium:solute symporter: MSAIDWTVLFLTLLLIICYGIYKSRGIRNIDGYLLGNRSMPWYNVGLSVMATQASAITFLSAPGLAYSSGMSFVQFYFGLPLAMIVLCITFVPIFHRLRVFTAYEFLEKRFDIKTRALTAILFLIQRGISTGITIFAPSIILSTILHVDVTYTTLFIGSLVVLYTVYGGTKAVSYTQALQMSIIFGGLLVAGFMVVHLLPEDIGFSKALHIAGKSGKTNAIDFTFDPNNQYTVWTGLIGGFFLQLSYFGTDQSQVGRYLTSSSIRDSRLGLLMNGLLKVPMQFAILLIGVLVFAYYQYHTPPVFFNQQEIQKLQSSTYKDEYNALEQQHVQLYTEKQAVINELTTALDKNNDKAIEDARLKLEQSNKQVQGVRDNVIALIKKNDGKAEVNDNNYVFLSFITTTFPKGLIGLLVAIIFLASMGATASAINSLASTTIVDIYKRFMNKDASDQGYLNASRLITFAWGIFTILIALYASQLGNLLEAVNILGSLFYGTILGIFIVAFYVKRIGGRAVFWAAVISEIIIVAIWKMDVVAFLWLNLIGCALVVIIGLILQQILPRKTENLAGGKL, encoded by the coding sequence ATGAGTGCGATCGACTGGACCGTACTCTTTCTAACCCTTCTGCTTATTATCTGCTACGGCATATACAAAAGCAGAGGCATACGCAATATAGACGGCTACCTGCTGGGAAACCGCTCTATGCCATGGTATAACGTGGGGCTATCTGTAATGGCGACTCAAGCCAGCGCGATCACTTTCCTTTCAGCTCCGGGCTTAGCTTACTCCTCCGGAATGAGCTTTGTACAGTTCTACTTTGGGTTACCACTCGCAATGATTGTGCTCTGTATTACATTTGTCCCGATCTTTCATCGTTTACGTGTATTTACAGCATACGAATTTCTGGAGAAAAGATTTGACATCAAGACACGTGCCCTTACAGCCATTCTATTTTTGATACAACGTGGTATATCTACGGGTATTACCATCTTTGCGCCTTCTATTATATTATCGACTATCCTTCATGTAGATGTTACCTATACTACACTGTTTATCGGTAGTCTGGTCGTACTTTATACAGTATATGGCGGAACCAAAGCTGTCTCATATACGCAGGCACTGCAAATGAGTATCATATTTGGCGGACTTCTGGTAGCCGGTTTTATGGTTGTGCATTTATTACCTGAAGATATCGGCTTTAGTAAAGCGCTTCACATTGCCGGAAAATCCGGAAAAACAAATGCCATTGATTTTACATTTGACCCCAACAATCAATATACAGTATGGACAGGGCTGATCGGTGGTTTTTTTCTTCAGTTGTCTTATTTCGGGACAGATCAAAGTCAGGTGGGGCGTTATCTCACCAGCTCATCTATCCGGGATAGCCGGTTGGGACTTTTGATGAACGGATTACTGAAAGTTCCGATGCAGTTTGCCATTCTATTGATCGGCGTACTTGTATTTGCCTACTATCAATATCATACTCCTCCGGTATTTTTCAATCAGCAAGAAATTCAGAAGTTACAGAGCAGTACATATAAAGATGAATACAATGCTCTTGAACAACAACACGTACAACTGTACACGGAGAAACAGGCGGTCATCAATGAGTTGACAACAGCACTGGACAAAAATAATGATAAAGCAATAGAAGATGCCCGCCTGAAGCTTGAACAATCAAATAAACAGGTACAGGGCGTCAGGGATAATGTGATTGCGCTGATCAAAAAGAATGACGGTAAAGCGGAAGTGAATGATAACAACTATGTGTTTTTATCCTTTATAACTACCACATTCCCTAAAGGTCTTATCGGATTGCTGGTGGCGATTATATTCCTAGCGTCTATGGGCGCAACAGCCAGTGCGATTAACTCTCTGGCATCTACGACTATCGTGGATATCTATAAGCGATTTATGAACAAAGACGCCTCTGATCAGGGTTATCTCAATGCATCCAGACTGATCACATTTGCCTGGGGCATATTTACCATACTCATCGCGCTCTACGCCAGTCAGCTTGGCAATTTACTGGAAGCAGTCAATATACTCGGATCCCTGTTCTATGGAACAATATTAGGTATTTTTATAGTGGCTTTCTACGTAAAAAGGATAGGAGGAAGGGCGGTCTTCTGGGCAGCAGTGATATCGGAAATCATTATTGTAGCGATATGGAAAATGGATGTTGTCGCTTTCCTTTGGCTCAATCTTATCGGCTGCGCACTTGTGGTCATCATAGGACTTATCCTGCAGCAAATATTACCCCGAAAAACGGAGAATTTAGCCGGCGGAAAACTGTAA